From one Acidobacteriota bacterium genomic stretch:
- a CDS encoding ester cyclase, translated as MAGNHTVVARFVEEVINRGRLEVADEIVALDFVELDPLPGQRQGREGLKEVIAMMRSAFPDIHWVIDEVIEEGEKVASRFTWTGTHRGVFLGVPATGRSVKVKGVVIDRVVGGLMTDSRILMDSLGMMQQLGVVPAP; from the coding sequence ATGGCTGGGAATCATACGGTGGTCGCACGCTTTGTGGAAGAGGTCATTAACCGGGGACGGCTCGAAGTTGCCGACGAGATCGTCGCGCTGGACTTTGTAGAGTTGGATCCGTTGCCGGGGCAAAGGCAAGGCCGTGAAGGGTTGAAGGAGGTCATCGCCATGATGCGCTCTGCGTTTCCCGATATTCACTGGGTCATCGACGAGGTGATCGAAGAGGGAGAAAAGGTGGCGAGCCGCTTTACGTGGACCGGGACGCATCGCGGAGTCTTTCTCGGTGTCCCGGCTACTGGCAGGAGCGTGAAGGTGAAGGGCGTGGTGATCGACCGGGTCGTAGGCGGTTTGATGACCGACAGCCGCATCCTGATGGACAGCCTGGGGATGATGCAGCAGCTCGGCGTGGTTCCGGCGCCGTAG
- a CDS encoding sugar phosphate isomerase/epimerase, whose product MQPGISTHVFLSQRLHPGLLDALKNSGAKTIELFAARHHFDYTDRAQLREVALWFRDNGINATLHQPIHNREQSENWSRHVSATLSLISPEKTRRIDAMDEVKRALESAEMVPISAATLHLGLKDDPWDTRAIENSLTAIEHLKAFAHPLGIKILLENLQNEVTTPEHLLEILHIGHFDNVGITLDIGHAHLSDTGIDHAFELLKPRIHQLNLHDNKGMRDEHLWPGAGEIDFASVYKLASALPAEVPGILEIAHDLNETAESATAKATAAFDQTARSAEDLLLPNPS is encoded by the coding sequence ATGCAGCCCGGAATCTCGACGCACGTCTTCCTTTCCCAGCGCCTCCACCCGGGCCTCCTCGACGCGCTCAAGAACAGTGGCGCAAAGACCATCGAACTCTTCGCCGCGCGTCACCACTTCGACTACACCGACCGTGCCCAGCTTCGTGAGGTCGCCCTCTGGTTCCGCGACAACGGCATCAACGCCACGCTGCATCAGCCCATTCACAACCGCGAACAATCCGAGAACTGGTCGCGCCACGTCTCCGCCACGCTCTCGCTCATCTCCCCCGAGAAGACGCGCCGCATCGACGCCATGGACGAGGTCAAACGCGCGCTCGAGTCCGCCGAGATGGTCCCCATCTCCGCCGCCACCCTTCACCTCGGCCTTAAGGACGACCCCTGGGACACCCGCGCCATTGAGAACTCGCTCACCGCCATCGAGCACCTCAAAGCCTTCGCGCATCCTCTGGGCATCAAAATTCTGCTCGAGAACCTGCAAAACGAAGTCACCACCCCCGAACACTTACTGGAGATCCTGCACATCGGCCACTTCGACAACGTCGGCATCACGCTCGACATCGGCCACGCACATCTCAGCGACACAGGCATCGACCATGCCTTCGAGCTGCTGAAGCCACGCATCCACCAACTCAATCTGCACGACAACAAGGGTATGCGCGACGAACACCTGTGGCCCGGAGCAGGCGAGATCGACTTCGCCAGCGTCTACAAGCTCGCATCAGCGCTCCCCGCTGAAGTCCCCGGCATCCTCGAGATCGCCCACGACCTCAACGAGACCGCAGAGAGTGCGACAGCCAAAGCCACCGCCGCCTTCGACCAGACCGCCCGCTCCGCTGAAGACCTTCTTCTGCCCAACCCCAGCTGA
- a CDS encoding SGNH/GDSL hydrolase family protein, producing the protein MRVALLGSLACGSMGMWAQTAAPAAAVQPDAQKQIDTMKKKLADWAQLDRYRAANATLAAPANGEKRVVFYGDSITDAWAQHADEFFPGKGYIGRGISGQTTPQMLVRFEQDVVHLKPAVVVVLAGTNDIAGNTGPSSPEMIEDNFMSMLAVARANNIKMVVSSILPADHYKWQPAVQPAEKIRDMNARLKAMCQREGLVYLDYYTAMANANGGLDAELALDGVHPTAKGYAMMSPLAEKAIAQALAK; encoded by the coding sequence ATGCGGGTGGCTTTGTTGGGATCGTTGGCGTGTGGGAGCATGGGGATGTGGGCGCAGACGGCAGCTCCCGCTGCGGCAGTTCAACCCGATGCGCAGAAGCAGATCGACACGATGAAAAAGAAGCTGGCCGACTGGGCGCAACTGGATCGCTATCGCGCGGCCAATGCCACTCTGGCTGCTCCGGCGAACGGAGAGAAGCGCGTTGTGTTCTATGGCGACTCGATTACGGACGCGTGGGCGCAGCACGCGGACGAGTTCTTTCCGGGCAAGGGCTATATCGGCCGCGGCATCAGCGGACAGACGACACCGCAGATGCTGGTGCGGTTTGAGCAGGACGTGGTGCATCTGAAGCCAGCCGTCGTGGTGGTTCTTGCGGGTACGAACGACATTGCGGGGAATACAGGGCCGTCGTCGCCGGAGATGATCGAGGACAACTTTATGTCGATGTTGGCAGTGGCGCGCGCGAACAATATAAAGATGGTGGTGTCGTCGATCCTCCCGGCGGACCACTACAAGTGGCAGCCCGCGGTGCAGCCGGCGGAGAAGATTCGCGACATGAATGCGCGCCTGAAGGCGATGTGCCAGCGCGAGGGGCTGGTGTATCTGGACTACTATACGGCGATGGCGAACGCGAATGGCGGACTCGACGCGGAGCTTGCGCTTGATGGCGTGCACCCGACGGCGAAGGGGTACGCGATGATGTCGCCGCTGGCGGAGAAGGCGATTGCGCAAGCGCTGGCGAAGTAA
- a CDS encoding alpha/beta hydrolase, translating into MPYLTVGRDAGDIDIYFEDHGTGKPVILIHGFPLSGRSWEKQTAALLDAGLRVITYDRRGFGQSSQTLLGYNYDVFAEDLCKLTKHLSLNRFSLVGFSMGGGEVARFMGRFGATHVERAVFISAVPPFLLKSEANPGGVDASVRLELEAAAKKNRLGFLTSFLENFYNADDLLGSRLTEEDLRYSWQIASMASPMGTLNCIRTWWTDFREDVAKINVPTLIIHGDADRTLPIDGTARPLRQAIRGSRLAVIEGAPHGLLTTHADKVNPLLVDFLK; encoded by the coding sequence ATGCCATACCTTACGGTAGGACGGGATGCGGGCGACATCGATATTTACTTTGAGGACCATGGCACCGGGAAGCCGGTGATCCTGATCCATGGGTTTCCGCTGAGCGGGCGGTCGTGGGAGAAGCAGACGGCGGCGCTGCTGGATGCGGGGCTTCGTGTGATTACGTATGACCGGCGCGGCTTTGGGCAGTCGAGTCAGACGCTGCTGGGCTACAACTACGATGTCTTCGCCGAAGATCTGTGCAAGCTGACGAAGCATCTCAGCCTGAACCGCTTTTCGCTGGTGGGCTTTTCGATGGGCGGGGGCGAGGTGGCTCGTTTTATGGGAAGGTTTGGGGCTACGCATGTTGAACGGGCGGTGTTCATCTCGGCAGTGCCTCCGTTTCTGCTGAAGTCGGAGGCGAATCCCGGAGGAGTGGATGCGAGTGTAAGGCTCGAGCTTGAGGCCGCGGCGAAGAAGAACCGGCTGGGTTTCCTGACGTCGTTCCTGGAGAACTTCTACAACGCCGACGACCTGCTCGGTTCGCGGCTGACGGAGGAAGACCTTCGCTATAGCTGGCAGATTGCTTCGATGGCCTCGCCGATGGGAACGCTGAACTGCATCAGGACGTGGTGGACAGACTTCCGCGAGGACGTGGCGAAGATCAATGTGCCGACGCTGATCATTCACGGCGACGCCGACAGGACGCTGCCGATCGACGGGACGGCGCGGCCGCTGCGTCAGGCGATCCGCGGCAGCAGGCTGGCGGTGATCGAAGGCGCTCCGCACGGCCTGCTGACGACTCATGCGGACAAGGTGAATCCGCTGCTGGTGGACTTTCTCAAGTAG